One window of the Labilibaculum sp. genome contains the following:
- a CDS encoding isochorismate synthase, protein MVENRNELSSFLSCCLQNNFPFFAYQLPKTGMIQIGIQTDQDLKEYQFLSELDGENGFVFSPFDIESSHKSLFIRGDIRVKGSEIDSDSLQLLKSYQTEKSEKLPENVILESSPALYFNQVSKMINDLKQFRLDKAILSRIQILDGVGLNCAVESFLKLSESYDSAFVFLVSIPKEGTWIGASPETLLSSKNNTIETVALAGTQKLASRLIDQITWEPKEINEQALVSLYIEEVLKNHNLTKYKRTGPVTSQAGNVVHLKTTYLLSNGMGFSQLSNLVQDLHPTPAVCGLPKNKALELIREIEEHDREYYAGYLGPIESNGSISLFVNLRSMKVFDNQMALFVGGGITADSIPEKEWEETCLKAQTLLNVIRS, encoded by the coding sequence ATGGTGGAAAATAGAAATGAGCTGTCTTCTTTCTTAAGCTGCTGTTTGCAGAATAACTTTCCCTTTTTCGCTTATCAGTTGCCCAAAACCGGGATGATTCAGATAGGAATTCAAACAGATCAGGATTTGAAAGAGTATCAGTTTCTATCGGAATTGGATGGCGAGAATGGCTTTGTTTTTTCTCCTTTTGATATAGAAAGTTCACATAAATCCTTGTTTATACGAGGTGATATTCGTGTAAAAGGCTCTGAAATTGATTCCGATTCTCTTCAATTATTAAAATCATATCAAACCGAAAAGAGCGAAAAATTGCCTGAAAATGTTATTCTGGAAAGTTCACCTGCTTTGTATTTTAATCAGGTTTCGAAAATGATTAATGACTTAAAACAATTCAGGTTGGATAAGGCAATATTATCCAGAATTCAAATTTTAGATGGAGTAGGGCTGAACTGCGCCGTAGAATCTTTTTTGAAATTATCAGAATCTTACGATTCTGCATTTGTATTTTTGGTTTCTATCCCCAAAGAGGGAACATGGATCGGTGCAAGTCCCGAAACATTATTGTCTTCAAAAAATAATACAATTGAAACCGTTGCTTTGGCAGGAACTCAAAAGCTTGCAAGTAGATTGATTGATCAGATTACATGGGAACCTAAAGAGATCAATGAGCAAGCTTTGGTCAGTTTGTATATTGAAGAAGTGCTGAAAAATCACAATTTAACCAAATACAAACGAACAGGCCCCGTAACATCTCAGGCAGGAAATGTTGTTCATCTAAAAACAACTTATTTACTTTCCAATGGCATGGGCTTTAGTCAATTGTCGAACTTAGTTCAGGATCTTCATCCAACTCCTGCTGTTTGCGGCTTGCCAAAAAATAAGGCTTTGGAGTTAATTCGAGAAATTGAGGAACATGACAGAGAGTATTATGCCGGATATTTAGGGCCAATAGAATCGAACGGATCGATTTCACTTTTTGTAAATCTGCGAAGCATGAAAGTGTTTGATAATCAAATGGCTCTTTTTGTCGGCGGAGGAATAACTGCAGATTCAATTCCTGAAAAAGAATGGGAGGAAACCTGTTTAAAAGCTCAAACCTTGCTGAATGTGATTCGTTCGTAA
- the menD gene encoding 2-succinyl-5-enolpyruvyl-6-hydroxy-3-cyclohexene-1-carboxylic-acid synthase produces MERNYSDIKGVKELIDICWAKGMEYVIVSPGSRNAPLSISFAKDDRIKSLVIVDERSAGYFALGIAQQTRKPVGLVCTSGTALLNYGPAVAEAFYQRLPLVVISADRPVEWIGQDDSQALPQVNVFGQFVKASYQLPLDANNQDECWYLNRMVNEALSKAQSGRLGPVHINFPLREPLYGVKPYPNSIERVIGKINSVDELSADTISSIAAIVNSNQKIVILAGLLHPQAELNELLAELAQNKNVVILTESVSNLHNKEFLPCIDRVICSIKDEELDHFKPDLLINFGGPLVSKMVKSFLRNNKPKEHWFVGKEDHFIDTFKNLTSHIDVSPLAFFKQLLPLIKPSGSNFSGYWKSRDTEVSEIHADYLSKIEWSDLKAFEQILNGIPEGGNLQLANSSVVRYAQLFKTSAALTYNSNRGTSGIDGCTSTAAGAAMVNGKTTTLITGDISFFYDSNALWNKYLQSNFKIILINNGGGGIFRFISGPSGVDELEEYFETVQEYKAGKLAETFGLDYFYADNEEEVNSILPNFYAVSNRAAILEIKTPRTVNDQVLINYFKTIKSKV; encoded by the coding sequence ATGGAGCGCAATTACTCGGATATTAAAGGGGTTAAAGAATTGATTGATATCTGCTGGGCGAAAGGAATGGAATACGTGATTGTTTCACCCGGTTCCCGCAACGCTCCATTAAGTATTTCCTTTGCTAAAGATGATCGAATTAAGAGTTTGGTAATTGTTGATGAGAGAAGTGCAGGGTATTTTGCACTTGGAATAGCTCAGCAAACAAGAAAACCGGTTGGCTTGGTTTGTACATCGGGTACAGCTTTACTGAACTATGGACCTGCTGTTGCCGAAGCTTTTTATCAGAGACTGCCTTTGGTGGTTATTTCGGCAGACCGGCCTGTTGAATGGATCGGACAAGATGATTCTCAGGCTTTGCCGCAAGTAAATGTCTTCGGACAATTTGTGAAGGCAAGCTATCAACTGCCTTTGGATGCAAATAATCAGGATGAGTGCTGGTATTTAAACCGAATGGTGAACGAGGCTTTATCCAAAGCTCAAAGTGGTCGTTTAGGACCTGTTCATATCAACTTTCCTTTGCGTGAACCACTGTATGGAGTGAAACCTTATCCAAATTCTATTGAGCGGGTGATTGGTAAAATTAATTCTGTTGATGAATTAAGTGCCGATACAATTTCTTCCATTGCGGCTATTGTGAATTCCAATCAGAAAATTGTAATTCTGGCTGGATTGCTTCATCCTCAGGCCGAATTAAATGAGTTGCTTGCCGAATTGGCCCAAAATAAGAATGTAGTGATTCTTACTGAATCGGTATCGAATCTTCACAATAAGGAGTTTTTGCCTTGTATCGATCGGGTGATTTGCTCGATTAAGGATGAGGAATTAGATCATTTCAAGCCAGATCTGCTGATTAATTTTGGCGGGCCTTTGGTTTCTAAAATGGTTAAATCATTTTTAAGAAATAACAAGCCTAAAGAACATTGGTTTGTTGGGAAAGAGGATCATTTTATTGATACCTTTAAAAATTTGACTTCCCATATCGATGTATCACCCTTAGCATTCTTTAAGCAGTTATTGCCATTGATAAAACCATCCGGAAGTAATTTTTCAGGATATTGGAAAAGCAGAGATACAGAGGTTTCGGAAATTCATGCTGATTATCTAAGTAAGATAGAGTGGAGTGATTTAAAAGCTTTTGAACAAATTCTAAATGGGATTCCCGAAGGTGGAAACCTGCAATTGGCCAATAGCTCAGTGGTGCGTTACGCTCAACTATTTAAAACATCGGCTGCACTTACCTACAATTCGAATCGCGGAACCAGTGGTATTGATGGATGCACATCAACGGCAGCAGGTGCGGCTATGGTGAATGGGAAAACAACCACATTGATTACCGGTGACATTAGTTTTTTCTACGATTCGAATGCATTGTGGAATAAATATTTGCAGTCGAATTTTAAAATTATTCTGATTAACAACGGAGGCGGAGGAATTTTCCGCTTTATTTCGGGTCCTTCGGGAGTGGATGAGTTGGAGGAATATTTTGAGACTGTACAGGAATATAAAGCCGGTAAATTAGCTGAAACATTCGGTTTGGATTATTTTTATGCCGACAATGAAGAGGAAGTGAATAGCATACTTCCTAATTTCTATGCTGTCAGTAATCGTGCTGCAATACTGGAAATAAAAACACCCAGAACGGTGAACGATCAAGTATTAATAAATTATTTTAAAACTATAAAATCAAAGGTATGA
- the menB gene encoding 1,4-dihydroxy-2-naphthoyl-CoA synthase: MTTRAWTTIKEYEDIKFDFFEGIAKITINRPEVYNAFRPQTNFDMLDAMDICRERSDIGVIVFTGTGDKAFCSGGDQNVKGVGGYIDDHGVPRLNVLDLHKAIRSMPKPVIAMVNGYAIGGGHVLHIVCDLTIASENAKFGQTGPKVGSFDAGFGSSYLARHVGQKKAREIWFLCKQYTAKEAEEMGMVNKVVPLEQLEDETVDWCKTMLMRSPMALRMIKRGLNAELDGQRGLMEFAGDATMMYYLMEEAQEGKNAFLEKRDPDFQKFPKFPG; the protein is encoded by the coding sequence ATGACAACCAGAGCCTGGACTACCATTAAAGAATACGAAGACATTAAATTCGATTTTTTCGAAGGGATTGCAAAGATTACAATCAACCGACCAGAGGTCTATAATGCATTTCGTCCGCAAACCAATTTTGATATGTTGGATGCGATGGATATATGCCGCGAGCGCAGCGATATTGGTGTAATTGTGTTTACCGGAACCGGCGACAAAGCCTTTTGTTCGGGGGGCGACCAAAATGTAAAAGGGGTAGGTGGTTATATCGATGATCACGGCGTTCCTCGTTTAAACGTACTGGATTTGCACAAAGCAATTCGTTCGATGCCCAAGCCGGTTATTGCTATGGTAAATGGGTATGCAATTGGCGGCGGACATGTATTGCACATTGTTTGCGATTTAACTATTGCTTCGGAAAATGCTAAGTTTGGACAAACCGGCCCCAAAGTAGGTAGTTTCGATGCCGGTTTTGGTTCTTCTTATTTGGCACGACACGTAGGTCAGAAAAAGGCCCGCGAAATTTGGTTCCTTTGCAAGCAATATACCGCTAAGGAAGCCGAAGAAATGGGCATGGTGAACAAAGTGGTTCCTTTAGAGCAATTGGAAGATGAGACGGTAGATTGGTGTAAAACCATGTTGATGAGAAGTCCGATGGCTCTTCGCATGATCAAACGAGGTTTAAATGCTGAGTTGGACGGACAGCGTGGATTGATGGAATTTGCCGGTGATGCCACCATGATGTATTACCTGATGGAAGAAGCACAGGAAGGAAAAAATGCCTTCCTTGAAAAACGGGATCCTGACTTTCAGAAATTTCCTAAATTTCCTGGATAA
- a CDS encoding DUF2971 domain-containing protein yields MEITLLGWKYIYKPEASCLKDQFQIIPKRKKMQPKNLYKFYPLNGFSVDALLNQYLYASCPFELNDPLDCMNVLIDYSLVYEIYKQDQDRKGANVVSSQEFNKVQSLKLYGNMGIISLSKNVKNLQMWAHYASNYQGFAVKFNVVELRSNPELIGPFPINYKEEWLPICLEDEKEGKYGFLYQTNIKSIQWKPEDEWRFIGVRENMSIPSIQMQKECIQNRKFDYNLSFIEEVVLGPMFILGLSPEDSTTDNIKLKIDLHDQKSIYKHYILNFLIKNKIKVSWFEHTPTLNFEFNTRSVEITQESELVFNMALK; encoded by the coding sequence ATGGAAATAACTTTACTAGGTTGGAAATACATCTACAAGCCTGAAGCTTCGTGTTTAAAAGATCAATTTCAAATCATTCCTAAAAGGAAAAAAATGCAACCTAAAAATCTATACAAATTTTATCCACTTAATGGGTTTAGTGTTGATGCGCTTCTGAATCAATATTTGTACGCATCATGTCCCTTTGAACTAAATGATCCATTGGATTGTATGAATGTACTAATTGATTATAGTTTAGTATATGAGATATATAAACAAGATCAAGATAGAAAAGGTGCGAATGTAGTGAGTTCACAAGAATTTAATAAAGTTCAGAGTTTGAAATTGTATGGAAATATGGGTATTATTTCTTTGAGCAAGAATGTGAAGAATCTTCAAATGTGGGCTCATTATGCATCAAACTATCAAGGATTTGCTGTGAAATTTAATGTTGTTGAATTGAGAAGTAATCCTGAATTAATAGGACCTTTTCCAATTAATTACAAAGAAGAGTGGCTACCAATTTGTTTGGAAGATGAGAAAGAAGGGAAATATGGGTTTTTATATCAAACAAATATAAAATCAATTCAATGGAAGCCAGAGGATGAGTGGCGTTTTATTGGAGTAAGAGAAAATATGTCGATACCATCCATTCAGATGCAAAAGGAATGTATTCAGAATCGAAAGTTTGACTATAATTTAAGTTTCATTGAAGAGGTCGTATTAGGACCTATGTTTATTCTTGGGTTATCACCGGAAGATTCGACAACAGATAACATTAAATTAAAAATTGATTTACATGATCAAAAAAGTATTTATAAACATTACATATTGAATTTTCTAATCAAGAATAAGATAAAGGTATCGTGGTTTGAACATACACCAACTTTGAATTTTGAATTTAATACGAGATCTGTGGAAATTACTCAGGAGAGTGAGTTAGTTTTTAATATGGCTTTGAAATAG
- a CDS encoding restriction endonuclease, whose translation MTDYYSKKIDDTINHIVETEEVLKNLNRPNYEDFLPLQDQAFYSQFKKRNVNAYDEDKFSIRDTPVLIIKDNPYYMFFIFFGILIIPVLIFNGNGISIVDLIGLIFASLFITSIVSVLFYPLTKELDKKFVRAKSWNRYYLLEKRNQNFGQAERDYDMNFKEYSNLLLELNKSLESYREELACAVKKKKEREEEKERQIALENKQREEEERKIRVKRLEQQYWSNLNGYEFEDAVCKLFKDNGFSISSTSYSNDGGADLIIVHEDGRKTIVQCKNFTNPVSPSVVRDLLGTVIDFKASNGMLVCTGGFTSGTVEFANRNGIELLDASDLIKMSRQINYH comes from the coding sequence ATGACTGATTATTATAGCAAGAAAATAGATGATACAATAAATCATATTGTAGAGACAGAAGAGGTATTGAAAAATCTTAACCGACCAAATTATGAGGATTTTCTGCCCCTACAAGATCAAGCATTTTATAGCCAATTTAAAAAAAGAAATGTTAATGCTTATGATGAGGATAAATTTAGCATCAGAGATACACCTGTATTGATTATCAAGGATAATCCATATTATATGTTTTTTATTTTTTTTGGAATTCTAATCATCCCAGTATTGATTTTTAATGGTAATGGAATATCTATAGTTGATTTAATAGGTTTAATCTTTGCTTCATTATTTATTACAAGTATAGTATCGGTTTTATTTTATCCTTTAACAAAAGAATTAGATAAGAAATTTGTTCGAGCTAAATCGTGGAATAGATATTATTTATTAGAAAAGAGAAATCAAAATTTTGGACAAGCAGAGCGTGATTATGATATGAATTTTAAGGAGTATTCAAATTTATTATTAGAATTAAATAAATCTTTGGAATCTTATCGAGAGGAATTAGCCTGTGCCGTAAAAAAGAAAAAAGAAAGAGAAGAAGAAAAAGAAAGGCAGATTGCTTTAGAGAATAAACAGAGAGAAGAGGAAGAGAGAAAAATTAGAGTAAAACGATTAGAACAACAATATTGGTCGAATTTGAATGGATACGAATTTGAAGATGCTGTTTGTAAACTTTTTAAAGACAATGGCTTTAGCATAAGTTCAACATCATATTCAAATGATGGCGGTGCAGATTTAATAATTGTACATGAAGATGGAAGAAAAACTATTGTTCAATGTAAAAACTTCACGAATCCTGTATCTCCTAGCGTTGTGAGAGATCTTTTAGGAACGGTAATCGATTTTAAAGCAAGTAATGGTATGCTTGTCTGTACAGGAGGTTTTACTTCTGGTACAGTTGAGTTTGCAAATAGAAATGGAATTGAACTACTCGATGCTAGTGACTTGATTAAGATGTCTAGGCAAATTAATTATCATTAG
- a CDS encoding DUF6261 family protein has translation MDFTILSKGDADEIQSIADNTMYEIEQKDFSADTYLTGITTDLRKEAAVLSNSIGVERSHEFTAELAKFDKLFDDRAICFKSFVDANTHSSDQAIAQNAEKLWKKIAAYDLNFYKLGYEKELTRAFSMIEEFEKPDMLPIIASLVGVATPLAEMKTAAMNLQDLYRKNQGVLATKEEIIPSSVQSKVVLEIMNDKLLPYISAMANAKPAEFGVPFAKIAQYIATINTKIRSRRSKTTTPEEATNEVE, from the coding sequence ATGGATTTTACAATCTTAAGTAAAGGTGATGCCGATGAGATACAAAGCATTGCAGACAATACTATGTATGAAATCGAACAAAAAGATTTTAGTGCCGACACCTATTTAACTGGCATCACAACTGATTTGAGAAAAGAAGCTGCAGTTTTATCGAATTCGATTGGTGTAGAAAGAAGTCATGAGTTTACTGCCGAATTAGCCAAATTCGACAAACTGTTTGACGATAGAGCAATTTGCTTTAAAAGTTTTGTAGATGCTAACACTCACTCTTCCGACCAAGCCATTGCCCAAAATGCAGAAAAACTCTGGAAAAAAATTGCGGCTTACGACCTAAACTTTTACAAATTAGGCTACGAAAAAGAATTGACCCGTGCTTTTTCGATGATTGAAGAATTTGAAAAACCTGACATGCTGCCAATCATAGCATCGCTGGTGGGCGTTGCAACACCTCTTGCCGAGATGAAAACCGCAGCAATGAATCTTCAGGATTTGTACCGTAAAAATCAAGGTGTTTTGGCCACTAAGGAAGAAATTATTCCTTCGAGTGTGCAATCGAAAGTGGTTCTGGAAATTATGAACGATAAACTGTTGCCCTATATCAGTGCAATGGCAAATGCAAAACCAGCTGAGTTTGGCGTGCCTTTTGCCAAAATAGCTCAGTACATTGCTACTATCAACACTAAAATAAGGAGCAGAAGAAGCAAAACAACTACTCCCGAGGAAGCAACTAATGAAGTGGAATAA
- a CDS encoding endonuclease domain-containing protein has protein sequence MSISDQVTMFYNAKPHIFEKAKYLRENMTLAELKLWELTKEKKIRGLRFRAQHPIDIFIADFYCHSLKLVIEIDGGIHQSSEQKEYDIGREAEINHWGIKVIRFTNDEFLKEIDKVIDIINKICIQRKLDLEKI, from the coding sequence ATGAGTATAAGTGATCAGGTTACGATGTTTTATAATGCGAAGCCACACATTTTTGAAAAGGCAAAATATTTGAGAGAAAATATGACTTTGGCAGAGTTAAAGTTGTGGGAGTTAACGAAAGAAAAGAAGATTCGGGGTTTACGGTTTAGAGCGCAGCATCCAATCGATATTTTTATTGCTGATTTTTACTGTCATTCTTTAAAATTGGTCATTGAAATTGATGGAGGAATACATCAGTCTTCAGAACAAAAAGAATATGATATTGGTCGGGAAGCGGAAATAAATCATTGGGGAATAAAAGTAATTCGCTTTACAAATGATGAGTTTTTAAAGGAGATCGATAAGGTGATTGATATCATTAATAAAATTTGCATTCAACGTAAATTGGATTTGGAAAAAATTTAA
- a CDS encoding N-acetyltransferase family protein, with amino-acid sequence MKIRLATVSDLPAINDIYNQAVRKRYCTADLDEISMEQRTKWFEGHHPNQYPVFAAVEDDRVVGWICYSAYRAGRRALQSAAEVSYYIHEEHLQKGIGSQLMQFVIDEAPKYQFKSLFAILLAENLASLKLLEKFGFERWGLMPHVADIDGEICDHLYYGRKV; translated from the coding sequence ATGAAAATACGTCTTGCCACAGTATCAGATCTGCCTGCTATTAATGATATTTACAATCAGGCTGTACGCAAGCGTTATTGTACGGCCGATTTGGATGAAATTAGTATGGAACAGCGTACCAAATGGTTCGAAGGACATCATCCCAATCAATATCCTGTATTTGCAGCAGTAGAAGATGATCGGGTAGTGGGATGGATTTGCTACAGTGCCTACCGGGCAGGTCGCAGGGCTTTGCAATCAGCGGCAGAGGTGAGTTACTACATACACGAGGAGCATCTGCAGAAAGGAATTGGCTCCCAATTAATGCAGTTTGTTATTGATGAAGCTCCCAAATATCAGTTTAAGAGCCTATTTGCTATTTTATTGGCAGAAAATCTGGCGAGCCTTAAATTGCTTGAGAAATTTGGTTTCGAACGATGGGGGCTTATGCCTCATGTCGCTGATATTGATGGTGAAATTTGTGATCATTTGTATTATGGAAGAAAAGTCTGA
- a CDS encoding ATP-binding protein, whose amino-acid sequence MRKLLAFCIITLFLAISTVGTSPIIAQNSSKNETNVLVLHSYHQGLAWTDSITRGIRSVFKDKPDINLIFEYLDTKRNYNEEYFNALQNIYKVKAKQIPFKAIITSDNAAFDFIQKNGSEFYPNIPIIYCGVNDLDTSILKDYPNFFGYGEKADHYGTISAIKRIFPERKNIFIINDNTETGQAIQKELKGITDQFKDLNFESVSEFTMESLQQTIRNLDDTYVIYLLVLNRDKNGKFISYQKGITQIKEVAHVPIFGSWDFYLNKGLFGGKITRGYEQGERAAMLALKLIQEPCANDIPQFNYLPSSYVFDCNELRTFNISKNQLPKNSILLNEPKDFGLILKISIISVIVLILIVLGLTIWLKVKQNRAKVLQRLVLEKTSELNKINIELEKVIQNKNKFFSILAHDLRGSIGVILNLSTFINKDEFKISEEEKNEFNKDIFHVVTQTSGLLEDLFYWGTIQAKDGPKLTFTEFDINEVLTEMTEIFQINLSEVSFNKNFNGELKITSDLNICKFLFRNVIQNAIKYSYKKGSVEIRSYTENELFYIEVKDFGLGMSKEIIESIYQKSPIRVEGLSGQKATGMGLPTVLDYLEILKGELLIESEAGKGSTFTIVLRSHEESEQV is encoded by the coding sequence ATGCGAAAATTATTAGCTTTCTGTATCATCACCCTTTTTCTTGCCATTTCAACTGTTGGAACCTCTCCAATTATTGCACAAAACTCATCTAAAAATGAAACAAATGTTTTGGTTCTTCACAGCTACCATCAAGGATTGGCATGGACGGATAGTATAACCCGCGGCATACGCAGCGTTTTTAAAGACAAACCGGATATTAATCTGATTTTTGAATATTTAGACACAAAACGTAATTACAATGAAGAATACTTTAACGCTTTGCAAAACATTTATAAAGTTAAAGCAAAACAAATTCCATTTAAAGCCATAATTACAAGTGACAATGCCGCTTTTGATTTTATTCAAAAAAATGGCAGCGAATTTTATCCAAATATTCCTATTATATATTGCGGGGTAAATGATCTCGATACAAGTATCCTAAAGGATTATCCTAATTTTTTTGGATACGGCGAGAAGGCTGATCATTACGGAACCATCTCAGCAATAAAGCGCATATTTCCAGAACGAAAAAACATTTTCATTATTAATGACAATACAGAAACGGGACAAGCTATTCAAAAAGAATTAAAAGGAATTACCGATCAATTTAAAGACCTTAATTTTGAGTCGGTTTCTGAATTCACAATGGAAAGCTTACAACAAACAATCAGGAATTTAGATGACACCTACGTAATTTACTTACTTGTACTTAACCGGGATAAGAACGGGAAATTTATATCCTACCAAAAAGGCATCACACAAATTAAAGAAGTTGCACATGTTCCCATATTTGGATCATGGGATTTTTATCTTAACAAAGGCTTATTTGGCGGAAAAATTACAAGAGGGTATGAACAAGGTGAAAGAGCAGCAATGCTTGCCTTAAAATTAATACAGGAACCTTGTGCTAATGATATCCCGCAATTCAACTATCTGCCAAGCTCATATGTTTTCGATTGTAATGAACTGCGCACATTTAATATTTCCAAAAATCAATTGCCAAAAAATAGTATCCTGCTAAATGAACCAAAAGATTTTGGTTTAATTCTTAAGATTAGCATAATCAGTGTTATCGTATTAATATTAATTGTTTTAGGACTAACCATATGGCTAAAAGTCAAGCAAAACAGGGCAAAGGTTCTGCAGCGTCTAGTTCTTGAAAAAACATCCGAATTAAATAAAATAAACATAGAGCTCGAAAAGGTAATTCAAAATAAAAACAAATTTTTTTCCATTCTGGCTCACGATTTACGTGGTTCCATCGGGGTGATTTTAAACTTATCTACATTCATTAATAAGGATGAATTTAAAATTAGTGAAGAAGAAAAAAACGAATTCAATAAGGACATATTTCACGTTGTAACCCAAACGAGTGGATTACTCGAAGATTTATTTTATTGGGGAACAATTCAAGCTAAAGACGGCCCAAAATTAACCTTCACAGAATTTGACATTAATGAAGTTTTAACTGAAATGACCGAAATTTTTCAGATAAATCTGAGCGAGGTTAGTTTTAACAAAAATTTTAACGGAGAACTAAAAATAACCAGCGATCTGAATATCTGCAAGTTTTTATTCCGAAACGTCATTCAAAATGCAATTAAGTACAGTTACAAAAAAGGAAGTGTAGAGATTCGATCTTACACTGAAAACGAGCTGTTTTATATTGAGGTTAAAGATTTTGGTCTGGGGATGTCAAAGGAAATTATTGAGAGTATTTATCAAAAAAGTCCTATCCGCGTGGAAGGATTATCGGGACAAAAGGCAACTGGTATGGGATTGCCCACTGTTCTTGATTATTTAGAAATTTTAAAAGGGGAACTCTTAATAGAAAGTGAAGCAGGCAAAGGTTCAACATTTACCATTGTTTTGAGAAGTCATGAAGAATCGGAACAAGTTTAA
- a CDS encoding HD domain-containing protein, protein MSYTPTRGEAFELLKKHTKSESLIKHGLAVEAVMRFYAIKNNEDAEKWGIIGLVHDLDWDQYPEEHCKKTREILESENWPEEYIRAVESHAWLTCTEVEPQTILEKTLYAVDELTGLVTTTALIRPSKSVLDVKVKSVQKNWKNKRFAAGVDRTVIARGAEMLNIEIPDLIQGCIEGMQKIADNLGLKGNIS, encoded by the coding sequence ATGTCATACACACCAACTCGCGGGGAAGCATTCGAACTTCTTAAAAAACACACCAAATCTGAAAGTCTTATCAAACATGGATTAGCTGTAGAGGCAGTAATGAGGTTTTACGCTATAAAAAACAATGAAGACGCAGAAAAATGGGGCATTATAGGATTAGTGCACGATTTAGATTGGGATCAATATCCTGAAGAGCACTGTAAAAAAACCAGAGAAATATTAGAATCTGAGAATTGGCCCGAAGAATATATTAGAGCGGTTGAGAGTCATGCATGGTTGACCTGCACAGAGGTTGAACCTCAAACAATACTTGAAAAAACACTTTATGCTGTTGATGAATTAACCGGTTTGGTAACCACTACCGCCTTAATCCGTCCGTCAAAATCGGTATTGGATGTAAAAGTAAAATCAGTACAAAAAAATTGGAAGAACAAACGATTTGCAGCTGGTGTAGACAGAACTGTTATAGCACGGGGAGCTGAAATGCTCAACATAGAAATTCCTGACTTGATTCAGGGATGTATTGAAGGCATGCAAAAAATTGCTGATAATTTGGGTTTAAAAGGAAATATCAGCTAA
- a CDS encoding 1,4-dihydroxy-2-naphthoate polyprenyltransferase, which produces MNKTKAWIHAFRLRTLPLALSSIFLGSFLAASNHSFRFKIFILATLTTLFLQILSNLANDLGDSISGADNSERVGPERAVQSGVISHKEMKGMLVIFVLLSLCSGLWLLYEGMQLINLKQGAVMLVIGLVAIAAAINYTVGKNPYGYSGFGDLFVFLFFGLAGVLGTYFLHTGNIYWSLFLPAISVGLLSVGVLNLNNMRDIDNDARTGKMTLVVKMGTANAKRYHFTLLSTAMILPCLYTIFNWQSAFQFLFLLSFPFIVRNVWHVFKNENARDLDPELKRLAISTLLFSLSFGLGLVL; this is translated from the coding sequence ATGAATAAAACAAAAGCATGGATTCATGCATTTCGATTACGTACATTGCCTTTGGCGCTCTCCAGTATCTTTTTGGGAAGCTTTTTAGCTGCCTCGAATCACTCGTTTCGTTTCAAAATATTTATTTTAGCAACTCTTACAACTTTGTTTCTTCAGATATTATCAAATTTGGCGAATGATTTGGGCGATTCTATTTCCGGAGCGGACAATAGTGAGCGGGTTGGGCCTGAAAGGGCTGTGCAGAGTGGCGTTATCAGTCATAAGGAAATGAAAGGTATGCTCGTCATTTTTGTTTTGCTTTCGCTATGTTCCGGATTGTGGCTTTTGTATGAAGGTATGCAGTTAATCAATCTGAAACAAGGAGCTGTAATGTTGGTGATTGGACTTGTGGCTATTGCGGCGGCAATAAATTATACCGTAGGAAAAAATCCTTATGGTTACAGTGGTTTTGGAGATTTGTTTGTCTTTCTGTTTTTTGGTTTGGCAGGTGTTTTGGGCACTTATTTTCTTCACACCGGAAACATATACTGGAGCCTGTTTTTGCCAGCAATTTCGGTAGGATTACTTAGCGTAGGAGTTTTAAATTTAAACAACATGCGCGATATAGATAATGATGCAAGAACCGGGAAAATGACACTTGTTGTGAAGATGGGGACTGCTAATGCGAAGAGGTATCATTTTACACTTCTTTCCACTGCCATGATTTTACCTTGCCTGTATACTATTTTTAACTGGCAGTCAGCTTTTCAGTTTTTATTCTTGTTGAGTTTTCCGTTTATTGTGCGAAATGTTTGGCACGTATTTAAAAATGAAAATGCCCGCGATTTGGATCCGGAATTAAAACGACTTGCAATATCCACCTTACTATTCAGTCTTAGTTTTGGTTTAGGATTGGTACTTTAA